The Glycine soja cultivar W05 chromosome 3, ASM419377v2, whole genome shotgun sequence genome window below encodes:
- the LOC114406340 gene encoding GTP cyclohydrolase 1-like — translation MEHLGQYDLNCDLKNGVNMCCDEESFVKEINTTSIEYAVKVLLMDLGEDINREGIIKTPHRVAKALFEGTRGYKQSAKEIVEGALFPEAGVDSTKVGHAGELVIVRDLEFYSYCESCMLPFYFKCHVGYVPSGQRVLGLSKLSRVTNVFAKRFQEPQRLANEVCSALHQGIEPAGVAVVLQCTHINIPDTESNFFDSNHKGLVETLVSSGSGVFENNDADTWGDVFGLLKVRGIDKDKVHVKRSLDQHWCPSLSSKIGEINPIMITAVSSILKSLGEDPIRKELVGTPSRYAKWLMNFQYCNDIYVKLNGSLRSGVDDSLHTNGEVSFDDKELHSDLNLPFWSQCEHHLLPFHGVVHIGYFIPKGFHPVEKSLLQSIVHFYGFKLQVQERLTKQIAETVSPLLGGNVIVVVEASHTCMISRGIEKFGSNTSTIAVLGRFSTDLAARTSFLESIPNATSL, via the exons ATGGAGCATTTGGGTCAGTATGATTTAAATTGTGACCTTAAAAATGGAGTCAACATGTGTTGTGATGAAGAGTCTTTTGTCAAAGAGATCAATACAACTTCCATTGAATATGCTGTCAAAGTCTTGCTGATGGATCTAGGGGAAGACATCAACAGGGAAGGCATTATAAAGACACCACATCGTGTTGCAAAGGCCCTCTTTGAAGGAACAAGAG GTTACAAGCAAAGTGCGAAGGAAATTGTGGAAGGTGCATTATTCCCTGAAGCTGGTGTAGACAGCACAAAAGTTGGTCATGCAGGTGAACTTGTGATTGTGAGAGACCTTGAATTTTATTCCTATTGTGAGTCTTGCATGCTACCATTTTATTTCAAGTGTCATGTGGGTTATGTCCCTTCTGGTCAAAGAGTTTTGGGTTTAAGCAAGCTCTCTCGTGTGACCAATGTGTTTGCAAAACGATTCCAAGAGCCTCAGCGTCTTGCAAATGAGGTGTGTTCTGCTTTGCATCAAGGAATAGAACCAGCGGGTGTTGCTGTCGTGCTCCAATGCACACACATCAACATTCCAGACACAGAATCAAACTTTTTTGACTCAAATCACAAAGGGTTGGTGGAGACACTAGTTTCTTCAGGGTCTGGTGTTTTTGAAAACAACGATGCAGACACCTGGGGTGATGTTTTTGGTCTTCTCAAGGTTAGAGGAATAGATAAGGACAAAGTACATGTTAAGAGATCATTAGACCAACATTGGTGTCCTTCTTTGTCATCCAAGATTGGAGAAATCAACCCTATTATGATTACTGCCGTATCTTCAATCCTCAAATCTTTAGGTGAGGATCCAATAAGGAAGGAGTTAGTAGGGACTCCAAGTAGATATGCGAAATGGTTGATGAACTTCCAATATTGCAATGACATTTATGTGAAGCTGAATGGTTCTCTTAGAAGTGGGGTAGATGATTCTTTGCACACTAACGGGGAGGTAAGCTTTGATGATAAAGAATTACACTCTGACTTGAACTTGCCCTTTTGGTCACAATGTGAGCATCATTTACTTCCATTTCATGGTGTTGTTCACATAGGATACTTCATTCCCAAAGGGTTTCACCCCGTTGAAAAATCCCTTTTACAGTCAATAGTGCATTTTTATGGCTTTAAGCTCCAGGTTCAAGAAAGGCTCACAAAGCAGATAGCAGAAACTGTTTCTCCACTCCTAGGAGGAAATGTGATAGTGGTGGTGGAAGCAAGTCACACGTGTATGATTTCTAGGGGGATTGAGAAGTTTGGAAGCAATACATCTACCATTGCTGTGTTAGGACGCTTTTCTACTGACCTTGCTGCAAGAACCTCGTTTCTAGAGAGTATTCCAAATGCTACATCTCTTTGA